From Proteiniborus sp. MB09-C3, the proteins below share one genomic window:
- a CDS encoding ATP-NAD kinase family protein, which yields MIKRLGLIVNPIAGMGGRVGLKGTDGEDTLKKALFLGAKREAPRKVNKALDYIKKNAPEIEIITYPGDMGEEECIDSGIIPTVIGDIDGKITTYKDTEEAALKMVESKVDLLLFAGGDGTARNVYNSIGDKIPVIGIPAGVKIHSAVFATNPLNAGKVVENFLKSKSIELRESEVMDIDEERFREGKVVAKLYGYMKVPYEKEYVQSLKAGGIYSDNICLEGIADYVIDSMEKDYIYLIGSGTTTRKILERMNLPCTLLGVDILKNKQLILNDANEEDALKITKDKKFKIVISPIGGQGYIFGRGNQQLSPKIINAAGRENITVISTPSKIIDLKGRPLLVDTGDEETDRMLKGYFKVIVGYDETYVYKCGC from the coding sequence ATGATAAAAAGACTTGGTCTTATCGTAAATCCAATTGCAGGAATGGGTGGAAGAGTAGGCTTAAAGGGAACAGACGGAGAAGATACCTTAAAGAAAGCACTATTTCTTGGGGCTAAAAGAGAAGCACCAAGAAAAGTGAATAAGGCTTTAGATTATATTAAAAAAAATGCCCCTGAGATAGAGATAATAACCTATCCTGGGGATATGGGTGAAGAAGAATGTATTGACTCAGGGATTATCCCAACAGTTATAGGAGACATTGATGGTAAAATAACCACCTATAAAGACACAGAAGAAGCTGCTTTAAAAATGGTAGAAAGTAAAGTGGACTTGCTCCTATTTGCAGGAGGAGATGGAACAGCTAGAAATGTTTATAACTCAATAGGAGATAAAATACCTGTAATAGGGATACCTGCTGGGGTTAAAATACATTCAGCTGTATTTGCTACGAACCCATTAAATGCTGGAAAAGTTGTTGAGAATTTTTTGAAAAGCAAGAGCATTGAGCTAAGAGAATCAGAAGTTATGGATATAGATGAGGAACGCTTCAGAGAAGGAAAGGTAGTAGCCAAATTATATGGATATATGAAAGTTCCTTATGAAAAGGAGTATGTCCAATCTCTAAAGGCTGGTGGAATATACAGCGACAATATCTGCTTAGAAGGTATAGCGGATTATGTTATTGACAGCATGGAAAAGGATTATATTTATCTCATAGGCTCTGGGACAACTACAAGAAAAATACTAGAACGAATGAATCTGCCATGCACATTGCTCGGAGTAGATATTTTAAAAAACAAGCAGTTAATATTAAACGATGCGAACGAAGAAGACGCATTGAAGATAACGAAGGATAAAAAATTTAAAATAGTGATATCGCCTATAGGAGGCCAAGGCTATATATTTGGAAGAGGTAACCAGCAGCTAAGTCCCAAAATAATAAATGCAGCAGGAAGAGAAAACATAACAGTTATTTCAACTCCAAGTAAAATCATTGATTTAAAAGGTAGACCCTTATTAGTTGATACTGGAGATGAGGAAACTGATAGAATGCTAAAAGGTTATTTTAAGGTAATAGTTGGCTACGACGAAACTTATGTGTATAAATGTGGTTGTTAG
- a CDS encoding methylmalonyl-CoA mutase family protein, translated as MFDNESLNQIKQSRNEWEETQLKKTLAKFPERKEEFTTVSGEVVNPLYTPEDIEWLDYNKDLGYPGEYPFTRGVQPTMYRGKLWTMRMYAGFATAEESNNRYKYLLEQGQTGLSVAFDLPTQIGYDSDHPLAEGEVGKVGVAIDSLEDMETLFEGIPLDKVSTSMTINAPASVLLAMYMAVAEKQGVTPDKLRGTIQNDILKEYIARGTYIFPVEPSMRLITNIFEYCSKYVPKWNTISISGYHIREAGCTAAQEVGFTLADGIAYVESAIKAGLDVDDFAPRLSFFFNAHNDLLEEVSKYRAARRLWARIMKERFGAKKPKSMMLKFHTQTGGSTLTAQQPDNNIVRVAIQTLAAVLGGTQSLHTNSRDEALALPTEDSVRIALRTQQIVGYESGVTDTVDPLAGSYYIEAKTKEIEDKAMEYINKIDELGGAPRAIDMGYIQQQIMDAAYKYQREVETGARIVVGMNKFQVEEESPKGLLKVDPAVGNLQKHKISDLKTRRNNELVKEKLEALRSACESDENVMPHILEAVKTYATLGEICGVMREVFGEYQQSVII; from the coding sequence ATGTTTGATAATGAGAGCTTAAACCAAATTAAACAATCAAGAAATGAATGGGAAGAAACTCAACTAAAGAAAACACTTGCTAAATTTCCTGAAAGAAAAGAAGAATTTACAACAGTTTCAGGTGAAGTAGTAAATCCACTTTATACTCCAGAGGACATTGAATGGCTGGATTATAATAAGGATTTAGGATACCCAGGAGAATATCCTTTTACTAGAGGCGTTCAGCCTACCATGTATAGAGGAAAGCTTTGGACTATGAGAATGTACGCTGGATTTGCTACTGCGGAGGAATCAAATAATAGATATAAATACTTACTGGAACAAGGACAGACAGGATTAAGTGTGGCCTTTGATTTGCCTACACAAATTGGCTATGATTCAGATCATCCGTTAGCGGAGGGTGAAGTTGGGAAAGTTGGAGTAGCCATAGACTCCTTGGAAGATATGGAAACACTTTTTGAGGGTATTCCACTTGATAAAGTAAGTACTTCTATGACAATAAATGCACCAGCTTCAGTTCTGCTTGCCATGTATATGGCAGTAGCTGAAAAGCAAGGTGTTACACCTGATAAATTAAGAGGTACTATCCAAAATGATATATTAAAAGAATATATAGCTCGTGGAACATATATTTTCCCAGTTGAACCATCCATGAGGCTAATTACAAATATATTTGAGTATTGCTCAAAGTATGTACCAAAATGGAATACAATAAGTATTTCAGGATACCACATTAGAGAAGCAGGCTGTACAGCTGCTCAAGAAGTAGGTTTTACACTTGCTGATGGTATTGCATACGTAGAGTCAGCAATAAAAGCTGGACTTGATGTAGATGATTTTGCGCCTAGATTGTCATTCTTCTTTAATGCTCACAATGACTTGTTAGAAGAAGTTTCAAAATACAGAGCAGCTAGAAGATTATGGGCTAGAATAATGAAGGAAAGATTTGGAGCAAAAAAACCAAAATCAATGATGCTAAAATTCCACACTCAAACTGGAGGCTCTACACTAACTGCACAGCAGCCTGACAATAATATAGTACGTGTTGCTATACAAACCTTAGCTGCGGTGCTTGGTGGTACACAGTCCCTTCACACTAATTCACGAGATGAGGCACTTGCTCTTCCAACTGAGGATTCAGTTAGAATAGCTCTTAGAACACAGCAAATAGTAGGCTATGAAAGTGGAGTAACAGATACAGTTGACCCACTTGCAGGCTCATACTATATAGAAGCTAAGACTAAAGAAATAGAAGACAAGGCAATGGAATATATAAATAAGATTGATGAGCTTGGTGGAGCACCAAGAGCCATAGACATGGGATATATTCAACAGCAAATAATGGATGCAGCATATAAATATCAAAGAGAAGTAGAAACAGGTGCTAGAATAGTAGTAGGTATGAATAAATTCCAAGTAGAAGAAGAATCTCCTAAAGGACTTCTAAAAGTTGACCCTGCTGTGGGAAATCTTCAGAAGCATAAAATTTCTGACTTAAAAACAAGAAGAAACAATGAGCTAGTAAAAGAAAAGCTTGAGGCATTAAGAAGCGCTTGTGAAAGCGATGAAAATGTAATGCCACATATTCTTGAGGCGGTCAAAACATATGCAACTTTAGGAGAAATTTGTGGAGTAATGAGAGAAGTTTTCGGCGAATATCAACAATCTGTGATTATATAA
- a CDS encoding cobalamin B12-binding domain-containing protein yields MNSRPIRVLIAKPGLDGHDRGAKVIARALRDAGMEVIYTGLRQTPEQIVSAAIQEDVDVVAMSILSGAHNYLLPRVVELLKQEDADDMLVLGGGVIPDEDIPGLKEAGIKEIFTPGTPTTAVVDYINENVNRQ; encoded by the coding sequence GTGAATAGTAGACCAATTAGAGTTTTAATAGCAAAACCAGGACTTGATGGACATGATAGAGGAGCAAAAGTAATTGCCAGAGCCTTAAGAGATGCGGGTATGGAAGTCATATATACAGGACTTAGACAGACACCTGAGCAAATAGTATCAGCTGCCATACAAGAGGACGTAGATGTAGTGGCTATGAGTATATTGTCAGGGGCTCACAACTACTTACTTCCTAGAGTGGTAGAACTACTAAAACAAGAAGATGCAGATGACATGCTTGTTCTAGGAGGAGGAGTAATACCAGATGAAGATATTCCAGGTCTTAAAGAAGCGGGAATAAAGGAAATATTTACTCCGGGAACACCTACAACAGCAGTTGTTGATTATATAAATGAAAATGTTAACAGACAATAG
- a CDS encoding acetyl-CoA hydrolase/transferase family protein, which yields MLEERIRCKELRDKIITADEAALLFKTGMRVGTSGFTPAGYPKAVPLALAKRAEHGDKIEITLMTGASVGDELDGVLCRAGVIKRRYPYQTNSSLRNSINNREIEYSDMHLSNFPQWVKYGFFGDVDIALIEAIAITEDGGIVPSTSIGNSNVYVEKAHKVIVELNTSQPLELEGLHDIYSPVNPPFRKSIPILKTGDRIGTSYIPCDPDRIAGIVVTDIKDADKELASIDDVSKRMAMNLIDFLDNEVKHNRLPENLLPLQSGVGSVANAVLAGLVNSKYEDLTVYSEVLQDSVLDLIDCGKVTVASATSLTLSKDRLNDFYKNIEKYRGKIVLRPQEISNNPEVIRRLGVIGINTAIEVDLYGNVNSSNIMGSRIMNGIGGSGDFARNSYISIFVTQTTAKNGDISCIVPMVSHCDHTEHDVQVIVTEQGVADLRGLSPKERAKTIIENCASGEYKNMLKDYYSKALVESKYRHIPLLIGEALSWHKRFSEIGTMKIKSKRKVI from the coding sequence GTGCTGGAAGAAAGAATAAGATGTAAAGAGCTTAGAGATAAAATAATTACAGCAGATGAAGCAGCTCTGCTATTTAAAACTGGGATGAGAGTTGGGACAAGCGGATTTACTCCTGCTGGGTATCCAAAGGCAGTACCTTTAGCTTTGGCAAAGAGGGCTGAACATGGGGATAAAATAGAGATTACATTGATGACAGGAGCATCCGTGGGAGATGAGCTAGATGGTGTCTTATGTAGGGCAGGGGTAATAAAAAGGAGATATCCGTATCAGACTAATTCTTCTTTAAGAAATAGTATAAATAATAGAGAGATAGAATATAGTGATATGCATCTGAGCAATTTCCCTCAATGGGTGAAATATGGATTTTTTGGAGATGTGGATATAGCTTTAATTGAGGCTATAGCTATAACAGAGGATGGAGGAATAGTACCATCAACATCTATAGGTAATTCCAATGTTTATGTTGAGAAGGCTCATAAGGTAATAGTAGAATTGAATACTAGTCAGCCTTTAGAGCTAGAAGGATTGCATGATATCTATAGTCCTGTTAATCCACCATTTAGGAAGTCAATTCCTATTCTTAAAACTGGCGACAGGATTGGGACTAGTTATATACCCTGTGATCCTGATAGAATAGCTGGCATTGTAGTTACAGATATAAAAGATGCTGATAAAGAATTGGCATCAATTGACGATGTTTCAAAAAGAATGGCAATGAATCTAATAGACTTCTTAGATAATGAAGTAAAACATAATAGACTGCCTGAAAACCTTCTTCCGTTGCAATCAGGAGTAGGTAGTGTTGCCAATGCAGTTTTAGCTGGATTAGTAAATTCTAAATACGAAGATTTGACAGTATATTCAGAAGTGCTGCAGGATTCTGTTCTTGACCTAATTGACTGTGGCAAGGTCACTGTGGCTTCAGCTACTTCACTTACATTATCAAAGGATAGATTAAATGATTTTTATAAAAACATAGAAAAGTATAGAGGCAAGATAGTATTGAGACCACAAGAAATAAGTAACAATCCTGAAGTCATTAGACGATTGGGGGTAATTGGTATAAATACCGCAATAGAAGTGGACCTGTATGGGAATGTAAATTCCAGCAACATAATGGGAAGTAGGATTATGAATGGAATAGGAGGTTCAGGAGACTTTGCCAGAAATTCATATATATCAATATTTGTGACACAAACGACGGCAAAAAATGGAGATATATCTTGTATAGTACCAATGGTATCTCATTGTGATCACACAGAGCACGATGTTCAAGTAATAGTAACTGAACAAGGAGTTGCAGATTTAAGAGGATTAAGTCCGAAAGAGAGAGCAAAAACTATTATAGAAAATTGTGCTTCCGGAGAATATAAGAACATGCTAAAGGACTATTATAGTAAGGCCCTAGTAGAAAGTAAATATAGGCATATACCACTCTTAATTGGAGAAGCATTGTCATGGCATAAAAGATTTTCGGAAATAGGTACGATGAAAATAAAATCAAAGAGAAAAGTAATATAG